A window from gamma proteobacterium SS-5 encodes these proteins:
- a CDS encoding pyridoxal phosphate-dependent aminotransferase yields MRLSQRVTTIKPSPTLAITARAAEMRAAGQDVIGLGAGEPDFDTPQHIKQAAIQAINDGFTKYTAVAGTPQLKQAVADKFKRDNGLDYKPEEILVSCGGKQSFFNMAQALFNPGDEVIIPSPYWVSYPDMCLLAGAAPVYIQTGPAQRYKISPQQLRAVISHNTRLFVINSPSNPSGMAYSKQELLALGEVLLEHPRVLIATDDMYEHIRWGDAPFVNILNACPALKDRTLVLNGVSKAYSMTGWRIGYAAGPLEIIKAMTKIQSQSTSNPTSISQVAAQAALEGPQECIGEMIVHFKQRHDYVVERLNRIPGFNCQPSDGTFYCFPSVQEAIDNIPSIKDDLALAEYLIEKAGVALIPGSAFGTPGHIRLSIATSMDNLEKALDRVEKAFTRLT; encoded by the coding sequence ATCAGGCTATCGCAGCGCGTAACCACCATCAAACCCTCGCCCACCCTGGCGATCACCGCCCGTGCTGCGGAAATGCGCGCCGCCGGTCAGGATGTCATCGGCCTGGGTGCCGGTGAACCGGACTTCGACACCCCGCAGCATATCAAACAGGCCGCCATCCAGGCCATCAACGACGGCTTCACCAAATACACCGCCGTGGCCGGCACCCCGCAACTCAAACAGGCGGTGGCAGATAAATTCAAGCGCGACAACGGGCTGGACTACAAGCCAGAAGAAATACTGGTCTCCTGCGGTGGCAAGCAAAGCTTCTTCAACATGGCCCAGGCCCTGTTCAACCCCGGCGACGAGGTGATCATCCCCTCGCCCTATTGGGTATCCTACCCGGATATGTGCCTGCTGGCCGGTGCCGCCCCCGTGTACATACAAACCGGCCCCGCCCAGCGCTACAAGATCAGCCCGCAACAACTGCGTGCCGTGATCAGCCACAACACCCGACTGTTCGTCATCAACAGCCCCTCCAACCCCTCGGGCATGGCCTACAGCAAGCAGGAACTGCTCGCCCTGGGTGAGGTACTGCTGGAACACCCGCGTGTGCTCATCGCCACCGACGACATGTACGAGCACATCCGCTGGGGCGATGCACCCTTCGTCAACATCCTCAACGCCTGCCCTGCGCTGAAGGACCGCACCCTGGTACTCAACGGCGTCTCCAAGGCCTACTCCATGACCGGCTGGCGCATCGGCTATGCCGCCGGCCCGCTGGAAATCATCAAGGCCATGACCAAGATCCAGTCGCAAAGCACCTCCAACCCCACCTCCATCTCCCAGGTGGCGGCCCAGGCCGCCCTGGAGGGGCCGCAGGAGTGCATCGGCGAAATGATCGTCCACTTCAAACAACGCCACGACTACGTGGTCGAACGCCTCAACCGGATCCCCGGCTTCAACTGCCAGCCCTCGGACGGCACCTTCTACTGCTTCCCCAGCGTACAAGAGGCGATAGACAACATCCCCAGCATCAAGGACGACCTGGCCCTGGCCGAATACCTGATCGAAAAGGCCGGCGTGGCCCTGATTCCCGGCTCCGCCTTCGGCACCCCAGGCCACATCCGCCTGTCCATCGCCACCAGCATGGACAACCTGGAAAAGGCCCTGGACCGGGTTGAAAAGGCCTTCACGCGGTTGACATAA